The following proteins are encoded in a genomic region of Populus trichocarpa isolate Nisqually-1 chromosome 13, P.trichocarpa_v4.1, whole genome shotgun sequence:
- the LOC18104088 gene encoding putative lysine-specific demethylase JMJ16 isoform X2, which yields MGTELIRVHVKEENDDIPSVPPGFESFAAYTLKRVPDGEKQESNVTSCSATTSASESQSVKMDTEFEDEAKVTRSLRRRPWIKFEHLDSCSEDESDSVKLNQNLSLRSRLPKGVIRGCPQCSNCQKVSARWHPESACKLDIEDAPVFYPTEEEFEDTLKYIASIRPKAEQYGICRIVPPPSWKPPCPLKEKTIWEGSTFATRVQRVDKLQNRDSMRKRSTMSNHTRKKRRRCMSMAVDCGTDIGSISGSNDAGVCEAERFGFEPGPLFTLDTFQKYADDFKAQYFRKNENTINKGGDMTTFQKTCEPTLDNIEGEYWRIVEKATEEIEVLYGADLETGVFGSGFPKTSNEVSSATNDRYTKSGWNLNNFPRLPGSILSFESGDISGVLVPWLYIGMCFSSFCWHVEDHHLYSLNYMHWGAQKMWYGVPGKDAIKLEETMRKHLPDLFEEQPDLLHKLVTQLSPNILRSEGVPVYRCVQNSGEFVLTFPRAYHSGFNCGFNCAEAVNVAPVDWLPHGQTAIELYCEQRRRTSISHDKLLLGAAREAVRAHWELNLLKRNTLDNLRWKDVCGKNGILAKAFKERVETERVRRQFLCNSSPTLKMESDFDATSERECSVCLFDLHLSAAGCHCSPDKFACLTHAKQLCSCAWGAKFFLFRYDISELNILLEALEGKLSAVYRWARLDLGLALTSFVSKDNTQDVKLSYSPIRTATEPVRSHTPADPCRDLPGRAISSDIRMNSSGICSQIALEEEKKPPEGTPSKDVRASSVSHSSFQVIERDNDNLKLNQKGSSLLSTNLRTLVCLLSQEDTSYAAGLASERCEGKKPSTLGNDNVILLSDDEGDEQKPILERAKENVYGKLSILHYSSCNDNKDSILTVPVVDGALKSEKNVNSLPDEQKNNSSSGPVVQVKDGYHQDGGKVLEFNQQNVSCHTGPSTAGFGRNVQNSSTNRDTSKDNGMTDVGSQHPQPCGIGKLNNADKMGGNATSTSLDNSRIMAGSPSSSQNNLERHYRQKGPRIAKVVRRINCNVEPLEFGVVLSGKSWCNSQAIFPKGFRSRVRYISVLDPANMCYYVSEILDAGRNGPLFMVSLEHCPNEVFFHVSAARCWEMVRERVNQEITKQHKSGRMNLPPLQPPGSLDGFEMFGFSSPAIVQAIEALDRNRVCTDYWDSRPYSRPQGQIPQHSQSIVNAGHSQGTHEDQNICKAPGSQLLPVEADTILRGLFKKASPEELIALSRILSGNKPTANPGLIAQLLNEEICHRPR from the exons ATGGGAACTGAACTCATTAGAGTTCATGTTAAGGAGGAGAATGATGATATCCCATCAGTTCCACCTGGTTTCGAGTCTTTTGCAGCTTACACCTTAAAAAGGGTGCCAGATggtgaaaaacaagaaagtaaTGTAACCAGTTGTTCAGCCACTACAAGCGCTTCTGAATCACAGTCAGTCAAGATGGACACAGAGTTTGAGGATGAAGCAAAAGTTACGAGGTCCCTTCGACGCAGACCCTGGATAAAGTTTGAACATTTGGATAGCTGTTCAGAGGACGAGTCTGATTCTGTGAAGCTTAATCAA AATCTCTCCTTAAGGTCTCGCCTTCCCAAGGGAGTGATCCGTGGATGTCCACAATGCAGTAATTGCCAaaag GTCAGTGCAAGATGGCATCCAGAAAGTGCTTGTAAGCTTGATATTGAGGATGCTCCTGTATTCTACCCAACTGAAGAG GAGTTTGAAGATACTTTGAAATATATTGCTAGCATACGGCCTAAAGCTGAACAATATGGAATCTGTCGCATTGTTCCTCCTCCTTCTTGGAAACCTCCCTGTCCCCTTAAGGAAAAAACTATCTGGGAGGGCTCTACGTTTGCAACTCGTGTCCAGAGGGTTGACAAACTGCAGAACCGGGACTCTATGAGAAAGAGGTCAACGATGTCTAATCATAcaaggaagaaaaggagaagatgcATGAGCATGGCAGTAGATTGTGGTACAGATATTGGAAGCATCTCAGGGTCAAATGATGCTGGTGTTTGTGAAGCTGAGAGATTTGGGTTTGAACCTGGCCCACTGTTTACTTTGGATACATTTCAGAAATATGCTGATGATTTCAAGGCCCAGTACTTCAGGAAGAATGAGAATACTATTAATAAGGGAGGCGATATGACAACGTTTCAGAAGACTTGTGAACCAACATTGGATAATATTGAGGGCGAATATTGGCGAATTGTAGAGAAAGCAACTGAAGAAATTGAG GTCCTTTATGGGGCTGATCTGGAAACTGGGGTTTTTGGCAGTGGGTTTCCAAAAACATCTAATGAAGTTAGTTCTGCAACAAATGATCGTTATACAAAATCAGGCTGGAACCTGAATAACTTTCCGAGGCTTCCTGGATCCATTCTTTCCTTTGAAAGTGGGGATATATCCGGTGTTTTGGTGCCATGGCTGTATATAGGGATGTGCTTCTCCTCCTTCTGTTGG CATGTTGAAGATCATCACCTATATTCACTGAATTACATGCATTGGGGCGCACAAAAGATGTGGTATGGTGTGCCAGGGAAGGATGCCATTAAATTGGAAGAGACCATGAGAAAGCATTTACCTGATCTTTTTGAAGAACAACCCGACTTGCTTCATAAGCTG GTGACCCAGCTTTCCCCCAACATACTAAGATCTGAAGGAGTGCCTGTCTATCGGTGTGTTCAGAATTCCGGAGAGTTTGTGCTAACCTTTCCTCGAGCATATCATTCAGGGTTTAATTGTGGTTTCAATTGTGCGGAGGCAGTGAATGTAGCTCCTGTTGACTGGTTGCCCCATGGACAGACTGCTATAGAGCTGTACTGTGAGCAGAGACGGAGGACTTCCATCTCCCATGATAAACTGTTGCTTGGGGCAGCAAGGGAAGCAGTGAGAGCACATTGGGAACTTAATTTACTTAAGAGGAATACCTTGGATAACTTAAGATGGAAAGACGTGTGTGGAAAAAATGGGATATTAGCAAAAGCATTCAAG GAACGTGTGGAGACAGAGCGTGTGAGGAGACAATTTCTCTGCAACTCTTCCCCAACATTGAAGATGGAGAGTGATTTTGATGCCACAAGTGAGAGGGAATGCAGTGTCTGCCTTTTTGATTTGCATCTGTCTGCAGCAGGGTGTCATTGCTCTCCAGATAAGTTTGCATGCTTGACTCATGCAAAGCAGTTGTGTTCATGTGCTTGGGGTGCCAAATTTTTCCTGTTTCGCTATGATATCAGTGAATTAAATATCCTCCTGGAGGCATTGGAAGGAAAATTGAGTGCAGTATACCGATGGGCAAGACTAGATCTTGGACTTGCCCTGACGAGTTTCGTTTCCAAAGACAACACACAAGATGTTAAATTATCTTATTCTCCAATAAGAACAGCAACTGAACCGGTGAGATCACACACACCAGCAGATCCTTGTAGAGATTTACCAGGGAGAGCAATATCTAGTGATATTAGAATGAATTCATCTGGGATCTGTAGTCAGATAGCAttggaagaagagaagaaaccaCCTGAAGGCACTCCTTCAAAAGATGTGAGGGCATCATCTGTATCTCATAGTTCTTTTCAAGTAATTGAGAGGGACAATGACAATTTGAAGCTAAACCAAAAAGGTTCTAGTCTTTTGTCTACCAATTTAAGAACGCTAGTTTGCCTGTTGTCTCAAGAAGACACATCTTATGCTGCAGGCCTGGCTTCAGAGAGATGTGAAGGGAAGAAGCCTTCAACTTTGGGTAATGACAATGTTATTCTTCTTAGTGATGATGAAGGTGATGAACAGAAGCCAATTTTAGAAAGggcaaaagaaaatgtttaCGGGAAGCTATCAATTTTGCATTATAGTTCATGTAATGACAATAAAGATTCAATCTTAACTGTTCCTGTGGTTGATGGAGCACTTAAGAGTGAAAAGAATGTCAATTCGTTACctgatgaacaaaaaaataattcttcatcTGGTCCTGTGGTGCAAGTGAAGGATGGCTATCATCAAGATGGTGGAAAGGTTTTGGAATTTAATCAACAGAATGTTTCTTGCCACACAGGTCCTAGCACAGCAGGATTTGGTAGGAATGTTCAGAATTCCTCAACTAATAGAGATACCAGTAAGGATAACGGAATGACAGATGTTGGGAGTCAGCATCCACAGCCATGTGGCATTGGAAAGCTTAACAATGCAGACAAGATGGGAGGAAATGCCACCTCAACTTCATTGGACAACTCAAGAATTATGGCAGGTAGCCCATCTTCCTCGCAAAATAACTTGGAGAGACACTACCGCCAGAAGGGTCCCCGCATTGCCAAGGTAGTGCGAAGGATCAATTGCAATGTTGAACCTCTGGAATTTGGGGTTGTGCTTTCTGGAAAGTCATGGTGCAACAGCCAAGCAATTTTTCCCAAAG GATTTAGAAGTCGAGTTAGGTACATAAGTGTTCTAGATCCAGCAAATATGTGTTACTATGTCTCTGAAATACTGGATGCAGGGCGAAACGGTCCTCTATTTATG GTTTCCTTGGAGCATTGCCCAAATGAggtattttttcatgtttcagcAGCCAGATGCTGGGAAATGGTTAGAGAGAGAGTGAATCAGGAGATCACAAAGCAGCATAAATCTGGAAGAATGAATCTTCCTCCCTTACAACCTCCTGGAAGTCTTGATGGCTTTGAAATGTTTGGGTTTTCTTCACCAGCAATTGTGCAG GCCATAGAAGCATTAGACAGGAATCGAGTTTGTACAGATTATTGGGACTCCAGGCCATATTCACGGCCACAAGGACAGATTCCGCAACATTCTCAATCCATAGTCAATGCAGGGCATTCCCAGGGAACACATGAGGACCAGAATATTTGTAAAGCCCCCGGGAGCCAGTTATTACCGGTTGAAGCTGATACGATACTTAGAGGTCTATTCAAGAAGGCAAGCCCAGAAGAATTGATCGCACTGAGTCGTATTTTAAGTGGCAATAAGCCAACAGCTAATCCAGGTCTAATAGCACAGCTTCTTAATGAAGAGATTTGCCACCGTCCTAGATGA
- the LOC18104088 gene encoding putative lysine-specific demethylase JMJ16 isoform X1, translated as MGTELIRVHVKEENDDIPSVPPGFESFAAYTLKRVPDGEKQESNVTSCSATTSASESQSVKMDTEFEDEAKVTRSLRRRPWIKFEHLDSCSEDESDSVKLNQQNLSLRSRLPKGVIRGCPQCSNCQKVSARWHPESACKLDIEDAPVFYPTEEEFEDTLKYIASIRPKAEQYGICRIVPPPSWKPPCPLKEKTIWEGSTFATRVQRVDKLQNRDSMRKRSTMSNHTRKKRRRCMSMAVDCGTDIGSISGSNDAGVCEAERFGFEPGPLFTLDTFQKYADDFKAQYFRKNENTINKGGDMTTFQKTCEPTLDNIEGEYWRIVEKATEEIEVLYGADLETGVFGSGFPKTSNEVSSATNDRYTKSGWNLNNFPRLPGSILSFESGDISGVLVPWLYIGMCFSSFCWHVEDHHLYSLNYMHWGAQKMWYGVPGKDAIKLEETMRKHLPDLFEEQPDLLHKLVTQLSPNILRSEGVPVYRCVQNSGEFVLTFPRAYHSGFNCGFNCAEAVNVAPVDWLPHGQTAIELYCEQRRRTSISHDKLLLGAAREAVRAHWELNLLKRNTLDNLRWKDVCGKNGILAKAFKERVETERVRRQFLCNSSPTLKMESDFDATSERECSVCLFDLHLSAAGCHCSPDKFACLTHAKQLCSCAWGAKFFLFRYDISELNILLEALEGKLSAVYRWARLDLGLALTSFVSKDNTQDVKLSYSPIRTATEPVRSHTPADPCRDLPGRAISSDIRMNSSGICSQIALEEEKKPPEGTPSKDVRASSVSHSSFQVIERDNDNLKLNQKGSSLLSTNLRTLVCLLSQEDTSYAAGLASERCEGKKPSTLGNDNVILLSDDEGDEQKPILERAKENVYGKLSILHYSSCNDNKDSILTVPVVDGALKSEKNVNSLPDEQKNNSSSGPVVQVKDGYHQDGGKVLEFNQQNVSCHTGPSTAGFGRNVQNSSTNRDTSKDNGMTDVGSQHPQPCGIGKLNNADKMGGNATSTSLDNSRIMAGSPSSSQNNLERHYRQKGPRIAKVVRRINCNVEPLEFGVVLSGKSWCNSQAIFPKGFRSRVRYISVLDPANMCYYVSEILDAGRNGPLFMVSLEHCPNEVFFHVSAARCWEMVRERVNQEITKQHKSGRMNLPPLQPPGSLDGFEMFGFSSPAIVQAIEALDRNRVCTDYWDSRPYSRPQGQIPQHSQSIVNAGHSQGTHEDQNICKAPGSQLLPVEADTILRGLFKKASPEELIALSRILSGNKPTANPGLIAQLLNEEICHRPR; from the exons ATGGGAACTGAACTCATTAGAGTTCATGTTAAGGAGGAGAATGATGATATCCCATCAGTTCCACCTGGTTTCGAGTCTTTTGCAGCTTACACCTTAAAAAGGGTGCCAGATggtgaaaaacaagaaagtaaTGTAACCAGTTGTTCAGCCACTACAAGCGCTTCTGAATCACAGTCAGTCAAGATGGACACAGAGTTTGAGGATGAAGCAAAAGTTACGAGGTCCCTTCGACGCAGACCCTGGATAAAGTTTGAACATTTGGATAGCTGTTCAGAGGACGAGTCTGATTCTGTGAAGCTTAATCAA CAGAATCTCTCCTTAAGGTCTCGCCTTCCCAAGGGAGTGATCCGTGGATGTCCACAATGCAGTAATTGCCAaaag GTCAGTGCAAGATGGCATCCAGAAAGTGCTTGTAAGCTTGATATTGAGGATGCTCCTGTATTCTACCCAACTGAAGAG GAGTTTGAAGATACTTTGAAATATATTGCTAGCATACGGCCTAAAGCTGAACAATATGGAATCTGTCGCATTGTTCCTCCTCCTTCTTGGAAACCTCCCTGTCCCCTTAAGGAAAAAACTATCTGGGAGGGCTCTACGTTTGCAACTCGTGTCCAGAGGGTTGACAAACTGCAGAACCGGGACTCTATGAGAAAGAGGTCAACGATGTCTAATCATAcaaggaagaaaaggagaagatgcATGAGCATGGCAGTAGATTGTGGTACAGATATTGGAAGCATCTCAGGGTCAAATGATGCTGGTGTTTGTGAAGCTGAGAGATTTGGGTTTGAACCTGGCCCACTGTTTACTTTGGATACATTTCAGAAATATGCTGATGATTTCAAGGCCCAGTACTTCAGGAAGAATGAGAATACTATTAATAAGGGAGGCGATATGACAACGTTTCAGAAGACTTGTGAACCAACATTGGATAATATTGAGGGCGAATATTGGCGAATTGTAGAGAAAGCAACTGAAGAAATTGAG GTCCTTTATGGGGCTGATCTGGAAACTGGGGTTTTTGGCAGTGGGTTTCCAAAAACATCTAATGAAGTTAGTTCTGCAACAAATGATCGTTATACAAAATCAGGCTGGAACCTGAATAACTTTCCGAGGCTTCCTGGATCCATTCTTTCCTTTGAAAGTGGGGATATATCCGGTGTTTTGGTGCCATGGCTGTATATAGGGATGTGCTTCTCCTCCTTCTGTTGG CATGTTGAAGATCATCACCTATATTCACTGAATTACATGCATTGGGGCGCACAAAAGATGTGGTATGGTGTGCCAGGGAAGGATGCCATTAAATTGGAAGAGACCATGAGAAAGCATTTACCTGATCTTTTTGAAGAACAACCCGACTTGCTTCATAAGCTG GTGACCCAGCTTTCCCCCAACATACTAAGATCTGAAGGAGTGCCTGTCTATCGGTGTGTTCAGAATTCCGGAGAGTTTGTGCTAACCTTTCCTCGAGCATATCATTCAGGGTTTAATTGTGGTTTCAATTGTGCGGAGGCAGTGAATGTAGCTCCTGTTGACTGGTTGCCCCATGGACAGACTGCTATAGAGCTGTACTGTGAGCAGAGACGGAGGACTTCCATCTCCCATGATAAACTGTTGCTTGGGGCAGCAAGGGAAGCAGTGAGAGCACATTGGGAACTTAATTTACTTAAGAGGAATACCTTGGATAACTTAAGATGGAAAGACGTGTGTGGAAAAAATGGGATATTAGCAAAAGCATTCAAG GAACGTGTGGAGACAGAGCGTGTGAGGAGACAATTTCTCTGCAACTCTTCCCCAACATTGAAGATGGAGAGTGATTTTGATGCCACAAGTGAGAGGGAATGCAGTGTCTGCCTTTTTGATTTGCATCTGTCTGCAGCAGGGTGTCATTGCTCTCCAGATAAGTTTGCATGCTTGACTCATGCAAAGCAGTTGTGTTCATGTGCTTGGGGTGCCAAATTTTTCCTGTTTCGCTATGATATCAGTGAATTAAATATCCTCCTGGAGGCATTGGAAGGAAAATTGAGTGCAGTATACCGATGGGCAAGACTAGATCTTGGACTTGCCCTGACGAGTTTCGTTTCCAAAGACAACACACAAGATGTTAAATTATCTTATTCTCCAATAAGAACAGCAACTGAACCGGTGAGATCACACACACCAGCAGATCCTTGTAGAGATTTACCAGGGAGAGCAATATCTAGTGATATTAGAATGAATTCATCTGGGATCTGTAGTCAGATAGCAttggaagaagagaagaaaccaCCTGAAGGCACTCCTTCAAAAGATGTGAGGGCATCATCTGTATCTCATAGTTCTTTTCAAGTAATTGAGAGGGACAATGACAATTTGAAGCTAAACCAAAAAGGTTCTAGTCTTTTGTCTACCAATTTAAGAACGCTAGTTTGCCTGTTGTCTCAAGAAGACACATCTTATGCTGCAGGCCTGGCTTCAGAGAGATGTGAAGGGAAGAAGCCTTCAACTTTGGGTAATGACAATGTTATTCTTCTTAGTGATGATGAAGGTGATGAACAGAAGCCAATTTTAGAAAGggcaaaagaaaatgtttaCGGGAAGCTATCAATTTTGCATTATAGTTCATGTAATGACAATAAAGATTCAATCTTAACTGTTCCTGTGGTTGATGGAGCACTTAAGAGTGAAAAGAATGTCAATTCGTTACctgatgaacaaaaaaataattcttcatcTGGTCCTGTGGTGCAAGTGAAGGATGGCTATCATCAAGATGGTGGAAAGGTTTTGGAATTTAATCAACAGAATGTTTCTTGCCACACAGGTCCTAGCACAGCAGGATTTGGTAGGAATGTTCAGAATTCCTCAACTAATAGAGATACCAGTAAGGATAACGGAATGACAGATGTTGGGAGTCAGCATCCACAGCCATGTGGCATTGGAAAGCTTAACAATGCAGACAAGATGGGAGGAAATGCCACCTCAACTTCATTGGACAACTCAAGAATTATGGCAGGTAGCCCATCTTCCTCGCAAAATAACTTGGAGAGACACTACCGCCAGAAGGGTCCCCGCATTGCCAAGGTAGTGCGAAGGATCAATTGCAATGTTGAACCTCTGGAATTTGGGGTTGTGCTTTCTGGAAAGTCATGGTGCAACAGCCAAGCAATTTTTCCCAAAG GATTTAGAAGTCGAGTTAGGTACATAAGTGTTCTAGATCCAGCAAATATGTGTTACTATGTCTCTGAAATACTGGATGCAGGGCGAAACGGTCCTCTATTTATG GTTTCCTTGGAGCATTGCCCAAATGAggtattttttcatgtttcagcAGCCAGATGCTGGGAAATGGTTAGAGAGAGAGTGAATCAGGAGATCACAAAGCAGCATAAATCTGGAAGAATGAATCTTCCTCCCTTACAACCTCCTGGAAGTCTTGATGGCTTTGAAATGTTTGGGTTTTCTTCACCAGCAATTGTGCAG GCCATAGAAGCATTAGACAGGAATCGAGTTTGTACAGATTATTGGGACTCCAGGCCATATTCACGGCCACAAGGACAGATTCCGCAACATTCTCAATCCATAGTCAATGCAGGGCATTCCCAGGGAACACATGAGGACCAGAATATTTGTAAAGCCCCCGGGAGCCAGTTATTACCGGTTGAAGCTGATACGATACTTAGAGGTCTATTCAAGAAGGCAAGCCCAGAAGAATTGATCGCACTGAGTCGTATTTTAAGTGGCAATAAGCCAACAGCTAATCCAGGTCTAATAGCACAGCTTCTTAATGAAGAGATTTGCCACCGTCCTAGATGA